atcatttCATTCTATCAAGTCAGAAACTTATGGGTTCCTTCTATATTGAACTGTTCCAAGCATTCAGTCAGTAAAAGTGGAAGATAGTATACAATACAGTAACTAAGCATTGGAGGggaaacaaaataacaaagcaaaaccaaacagAGAGGTTTGAAGAGCCAGATTGCAACTCAACCCAGACCTCctcatttttcatttctctgtCACTAGTTTACAATTACACTTGGTTATGCCACTGAATGCCCAGAACCCACAACCACTATATCCAAGCCAGAGGCTCATGTGTAAGCCACATTACAACAGACTGAAAATCAgacaaaaattcaaaggaaCTAGTTCCATTAACTTTTACTTcagtttaaaataaattttaaaattttaaaatctggaCATGTGtctaaagtaaagaaaaagttacATAGAAACCTTAACAGCTGCCTGGTGCTGATTCAAGGTGAACAGCGGTGTATTGGTGTTACTATTTGTGTTGACATTGGCATCCCATAACACCAACAGATTATCATTTCCTCCACTAGCAAGATATTTGCCATCAGGTGACCATTTCAGTCCGCACACTTCTTGTGTATGTCTGGCAAGTGTTGCAACGTGATGATTTGCGACACGAACATCATGATGGTGAATGGCACTACTTCTGCTCCCACTGATAATAAATTCATAATAAATAGAATAATCCTATAATTCTGTTGGCAGCCTTTTATCAAATTTGTAAAGAAGATGggaaaaggaaattaagaaTGTAGGAAATCagggaaataggaaaaaaaaggaaagaagaagttgtgaaacaaaagcaatttcattgcattttctaAGGAGGCCTGGTgttcaagaaacaaaatttaacaaagacaaattatACATTTACCTTGAATTCTAAATAACCCCTTTCCAAGTTACCCCTACTCTTCCTTGTTCcttcatttatttactcatCCTCTTCAAttgctctttttattttttttcagttttaagaaattattttcaattttgtaggAATCAATGAGTTTGTAACTTTCTATATTTTTATTaccttaacccttaactcccagaagtgattgacataaaacttctccctacaatatccatacattcttcagcaaacaggtaatgagaatattcaaacttatcaggtagaagctgctctcctgatctagcaccaagttctcataactaatttacaaggaattatgTGTAgtagctacaggggagaattcacaatcagatcttgggagttaaagggtttaataCCCTAATTATAGGACAGTGCATAAGTTAACACTGAGTCACTTCACTCCTCAGAGTTCAATTTTTGTAAACTCACCTTGATAGAATATATGAATTCCATGACAAGCAACCAACTCTAGCAGAATGCCCTGACATGCTGCGTACACGTTTTTGTGCCTCTACATCCCACAACTGTAGGAAAAATAGTGCTTGTTGATTAACCCTTGACATCTAAGAGTTACCAGCATCTAAGATAAAGTTTAACTACCAAAAGGAATATTTGGGTACCTGTACAGCACCATTACTGTCTCCCAAAGCAATGTAATTCCCTTCTTTAATCCAAGACACAGCTCCAATATAGCAGTCTGGTGGTTCAGTTTGACACAGTTGTACAATATCACCTGAAGCTGCATTCCACAAGTAAACAAAACCACCAAGAGCGACAGCTAAGTGGTTGTTACAACTCCAGTCTAGAAGATTCAGATCTGAAAAATCAATAAACACATTTCTTTCAGTCTGGCATTGCATGCACACAAAATGAAGGGATTATGCACTactttagcccctaagagtgataagcagCTTACTTCTCCCAAAAGTATCACCCCTAAATGTTAATATTAAGGTGAtgtgaataaaagaaatgattgccaactaaaaaaatatcttgataCTTAAATGATTTATCCTTGTTAGGAAATGGATAGTGACCAGTTAGGAGAATATGCAAGCTGATGTTTGGGTGGAAAGGCTCAATAAAAGATGGACACTCATCGGTGTCCAGTGGGAGAACAGCATAGGGGCTGGTCAATTGACACTGCACAGTGAAACTATTTATTAGTGCAAATGGGCAGAATCAGATGACAGGACTGAATGAAAATGCATTATCTGCAGAATTTTAGTCTTCAGAGAAACCAAGGTACTTTAACATGGCAATCAGTTTTCATGACTTACTTAGGAAACCAATGTATAGGACATTTTGGAATATTCCTTGTGTTAAGACCAATAATGCTGAAATCATGACATGTGAGCAAACCAAAAATCTGAAGAATACTTGAAGTTACTTCACACTGACTGTTTAGTTTGCTCAAAATGCATTTGACTTGTTTTCTTGAGAAAACATTCCCTAATCTATTTCAAGGGTCACAGTTTCTGAACTTCACCAACAACAATTCTGAAACTTTAGCAAGAAAACCaactttttgatttttttcccagaaaaaatgttgaaatgaaATCACACACACACATCAAGGGACTTAAATCAAAACTGAGTGGTACGCAGGCAGAGAGCTCTTAGGGTCAAGTTGAAGCTTAAGTCCTAAAGCAACCATACTCCTTATATGATTGGTTAAAAGCATTTGAAAGCCATCAAATCTCATGTCACCACAACACAGCTGAGCTAAGTgtcacaagaaagaaaaattctcaatTGACAACGAGTTGATGAAAAACTTCTTATAACTTTTCTTCTTCTGCAGGTTGATTTTTATAATCCTGACTAGTTGAAAGTCTCTCAAGAGGATTGATTTAAGAGGAGAATTTAAGTGGTATTTATCCACGTGTGACCTTGACAGTGTTTTGTTCACGTGTGACCTTGAGAGAACTTAATGACCTTCACCTTGAcattcaaatgtttattttaaacgTACTTTTGAGTAAACGGCGTGCGATAGATTGAATAAACTGAAAGCGAAACATACTGTCTTCAACTAatttccatataatttcttatttcgtTCGAAACTTACAGTAATCGTCAATAAGATCGGGTGCATCTAATATTCTCTCAGGAACTTGAGAAATATGCCTTGCATTCTTCTTGGTCGAAGTGGAGGGAGTTTTGTTCTGACCGTACAACACGCGTAGATCATTCAAATggcctgaaaaataaaagatcggtaaagaagaaaaaagtaagaAGCAGCACGTGACACATGTATTCAATCAATAAATCTTTCTCCTTGTGAATattaagggaaaaaatgaaagcacGTCAAGTTGTAAGTGAAGTTGAAAAACAAGACGATCAAACATATGATCGCGGGTTTACTTCTCTAATTTAACGTTTTTATTATCAAATGTTATATTACCTTCTTTCGTTGTTGGTGCTTTGCTCTTGAAGGCAAGAATTCTAGCATTTGCTTCGCCGACACCAAGGTTTTCGGCCATGTTCTTCTTGAATTCGGCTTTCGAAGGACTGATACATTCGTTCTCTTCGTTCTCGGTATCAGCTGAGATCATCTTGTGATAACTCGCTTCAAAATTCATAGCACTTCGATTAGGAATAAATCTGTCCTCAGAAGGTGTCTTGGGCGTTTTCTTGAGAGATTTCGGTGTCTTCGATGGCGTCTTGCTCAAGTTTAACCTTGACGAGTTGCGAAGCGGTGTGCTTGAAGTCGCACTGGAACAGCGACGTTCTGTTGACTTTCTCTGCCATCGCGGAACCGGTCCTTTGCTGATAGGAGCATCTAGTCTCAAGAGATCATTCACTTCACTATGAAAACTGAAATGCGACATGGTTTTTTGCAGATCGTGgaatatattttcttattaaCATCAATAAGAGTCCGTGAGAATTAGCGTTTCTTAACAAAACATGTAGATTCATAATTTGAAATGGACCGCTCAATTCGAAAAATCGAGCTCTGATTggacaataaaaaatattcctACTCTGATTGGCCATCACCTTGACAGCTCAAAACAGCTGTTCCCAGAAACGTTGTCGTAGCAACAACTTGCTCAGTTCTAGTCCCCCTCATGAATGAAAGGAATAAGAAATTCCCGCAAAATGGAGGTCTGGCAGTTCAGCCTGATTGTGTTGCTTGGCTTCGGAGTAGATTTGATTGAATCTTCGgatttttattctttaactATAGAAGATTTAAAGGGAAATGCCGTTCCAATGAGTGTGTTTAAAGGAAAGGTCagtattttgtaaaaataaactttcccCTTCGAGGCGGTGCTCATGTTACGACTGTATGTAGTCATACAGATTTAGTTCGTGTGAGTTAATTCCTTCATATAAATCTACCATAAGCAGCTGCCCTTAAGAATGACATTCGGTGGTCGTATTCAACACAGTGATTTAGAAAATTGGCTTTCAAATTGAGTTCGCACACAAGCATTGCAACGTACAATTTACAATGTCTGTTTGTTGTCACGAATGGAATGTTTCTGCCACGTCGCAAAAGCTGTATCAGACTTGTCTGACTCTCCACACGTTTTTGCATGGACTAAAGATATGTACTTTAAGGGTTTTTTAGAGCGGTTCTTCTGGTAACGTCGTTGGTTTCTATCATCCCAAATTTGCTTAGAACTGAATATTTCAAATTGCATGCAGTAGACAGTCGACTTAATGTGGGCCTGTGATGAAGACATAGAGGCTTGGTAATACGtagactggactggactgcaGACTGAGAGGATGAAGATCAAGCTGTAGGAAGGTCATTTTGCTGCATTCTTTGGTTAATTGATGGGGTGGTAGGGATatgggaggggtgggaagggggAAAATGACCCATCATGGACTAGAATCCTATCCTGAATGCTATGTCATGTGGAAACTGTAATAAGATCTGACAGTTAAGTTTCTGCCAGCTTtgagaactaaaagaaaaatctgcTGAAAAACGCATTTCTATCGCCACCATTTGATAAGTATAGTTACAAAAATTACCAGTTACCAATTGCTTTGGAGATTCCAAACAATGACTTAACAGTCCAGAAATCACATGGTAGGAATTTGGTTTTATACATACTGGTACACTGTACATTTGAGGACAGTTTTGAAAGTTTATGTGACTCTTAGGAATCTGCATAGTACCCAgtaattcaataaatattttttaatgaagattTTTCAAACGACATGGTTTCTGGAGTAAATATCTCTTGAAAAAATAGGCCGCTGTTACTCTCTTCCCCACCCTTaaaaccttaaccctttaacttccaggaGTGACTAacatagaatttctccttacaatattaatacaatagcaaccagacaagtgatgagagtaaagaaaactattaatttggggataattagttgatgcaatactaaattctctgaactaacattataagaattgtgtggttggcagtaaggagaataacaaatttggTTCAGGagttaaagaattaattttttattttctcaatcgTATTTAtgtgtgttttttgttttcaggtgTTGTTGATTGTGAATGTTGCCAGTGAATGCGGTTACACAGATAAGCATTACAAAGAGTTGGTTGAACTACAGACAAAGTTTGATAGTCACGATTTCAACATCCTTGCATTTCCATGCAATCAGTTTGGCCAACAGGAACCCCTGAGGAACAGTGGTATCGCCAGATTTGTTAAGAACAAATACAATGCGAACTTTCCGGTGTTTTCAAAGATCAAAGTTGTTGGTCCTGGGGCTCATCCTTTGTACAAGTATCTTTATGCAAGTGCAAAATATGCTCCTCAGTGGAATTTTGCCAAGTATCTTGTGAGTAGGGCAGGCAAAGTGATTCAGTTCTGGAGTCAACATTATTCACCTTTAGGTCTTGAGAATTTTATTGACAAGCACGTGAATATGGCAATAACTGATGAATATGAAGTCTATAATGTTTATAAGGAACTATGATGTAACTTTaagttaactctttaactcacatgagtgaccaacaaagaatttctccttacaatatcaatacaatatcaagcagataagtgactagaatgaaggaaaatattaactaggggattattagttgatccaataccaaattctccaaattaacagcacaagaactatatggtagacagtaaggagaattgctagtgagatcttgggagttagagggttgaaaaagaggaatttgCTAAGTGAAGTTGCAGTTAATCTGGTTTTaccacatacaaaaaaaattaaaaatatattttatttttatgtaaaagATTATCAGCACTTTTTCTGAAATTACTTTTCAATCCCatgaagaaatttgttaattaatgtacttgaaaaaaaattcttccccTGATTGACCAAGACAAATTCAGTTTTTTAGGTAACAAATTGCGAAAGAGGTCCAGCAATTCAAATCAAGGAAGGGTAATTCTGTGGATTAGAAGTATGTAGCTGGAATTTTAAATACCATAGTTCATGGCTAATCCtgaagagtgaccagcatctaatatAACCTCACAGTAATACGGCTGAATCTTTTTTTATGGTCATGAGATTAAAAGAGGTTATTGCCAAACTAAGAAGTTGATTGTTAAATTAATTATGCCATTTGGCAACCTAAATTCACAAATGGTCACCCCTCAAAGGTTTAAATTTCCCACCCCCTGAAAGGGCCTTTTCCATCTTCCTTGGGTAGAGGCAATGGTCAAATACCAGTAGGTTGCACAGTGGGATGCTGAAGCTTCAGATTTATTGGCAGATaatttcatcaataaattaagtGTTGCACTACACTCAATTGTCCTCTTGTGCAATGCCTTTGAATCAGTGTTGGATTGGACATTTTGCATGGAGTTCAAGGAAATATCGCATGCTTCAAGATCACCTCACAAACACCttaagaataattttaaatcTTCATATTCAATAAAGATCACTGACAAGGAGCTTGAAGCTTATTGGGTTTGTGCAAGtatagttttgattttaaaatgtgttgTCATATTACTCTCTGGTGACTTACCTCTTTCACAAGTTTTTCATAATACATCACTTCACTTCCATAACAGTTGTCAAGAACTCATAACTTACATGTATTGAACTGCCTCAACTAAGTTCTTTCCTTTTGGAAACTCAAGAGTTCCCTTTAGTCAGTCAACCTTTTTGTCATGATGCAAAATTTTCTACAAGTACTAGAACAAAGCTGAGCTTAGCATTGCAGACCTATGTTGGTAAATGATTGATATGTCGCCATCTGTACTGCCACTCTCACATAGCCTGATGGGAGATGATAACAGTTTTGTGAGACGTCAATCCTGTCCAGTAGTGGTAATCTATTTTCGTTCCCAGTCTGCCCTCAGAAGTTGACTTCAGTTACTCGATGAGTACGTCCACTGCAACAGGGGTGGGGACATTAGGACATCTATCACCTTTAGCCAGGCCTTCATTGATGAACTGTTCCAACTGGAGAAGACTGGGTAACTAGGACTCGGAAAATACCACCACCACCCtgtaagaaataaacaaacaattatcaaaCGGAAAGCGTTTAAATTCTGATTCGTCTGTCATCACAGTTCAATAAGATATTTCAAAATCGTCTTTTTCggtgattttctttcattttaaaaatgttgtaaCCTAGTTAAACGATTTAATTCTGTAAATATATCTTTTACAAAATATCAAGGTGAGGGTTCGGGAAGCGAGTGAACGAGTTAATTTTAGGGAGTGgaattttcacttgaattttttaaCCTATGAAAATCACCGCTGTAGAAGTTCTGAAGTTTTCACGATGTTCGTCGAGGAAATTAGCTAAtcttgtgtatttttttttcagatgacaTTGCTACCGCTGCTAATAAAACGTGAGGAAAATCAAGTCGAATGAATTTTCAAGTCTTTGGACAAATACGGTCTAAAGCTAATTTAAAGTAACAAAGTCCCCCCTGCTCTTCATGTAACCGTCACCAAGTTTAAATTTCTACTCCACTTACCGTCCATTTCTCAGCTGAGTAAGTTTTCCGGTTAAGAAAGCTGCCATTCCTGACACACCCTCCGTAGTAAGGAGGAAACCTTTCTTTTCCAAAACTCGTAAGACCGTTCTTGAAATGTGCACGTCGCTGATGTAAGAAACGAACggatttctattttcattttatttctggaCTTGAAGGCTTAAATATTGTCAATGCAAAATGACTCGTGTTTTACCCGAATTTCCTACGATCCAAAAATAAAGCCTctagaaattaatttaaagaaacCTTTAAAGAAACCCCTCGTCATTCACAGCCGCCCCGTAAATTCTGGAAGGCATCCGCGATGCTATTTCGCGTGACATATATcaccagaaaataaaataaaaataaattttaaaaatttaaaaaaaaacagagaactGCTTCAGCTCAAAGTAGCTGATGCTTACCTGATTTCAAGTGTATTGTCTAGTGCATCATTCGAATCTAGcggaaaaagcaaacaaaagacTGTCATTTCGTTTGAAAGAAGGTTTATGTTGCGTTGATATGATATTGATACGCTCGACGAACTAGAAAGTACGTGGATACAAAGACAAACCGTCAATTTGCTCTCTTACTCAGTAGCTTAGTTCTATAAGGGAGTTCTGTGATACGTAATATCCGATAAGATGACATGGCGCTTTACTTAAGGCTATTTCTAAGAGAGGTAATAAATTGTGCGGTTCAAATCATTTAACTTCCGCGGATCATCCCAATTCAAATTCCCATCGCGTTATTGAGTGTGATAGCTTCAGGGGTAGGCTATGATATTACGTAAATGAAGTAACTATAATAATCACTACAACGCACGTGCAAATTTGTCTAACCAATCAGAGCTTAAGTTGAGAAACTTGACAGCCAATCAATTGCAAGCCTATAAACATAGCTTCATTGATCACTAAGTACCTTTATATGTTTCCGCGCTCGGAGGAGGCAATATACTCCACGTACCTCTTGCAGACTCTTTTTCCTTGACTTTTACGCCCTCAAGAAGAATATTTTGTATATCAGACCAAGGAAACGGCGTTAAAACAATGTGAGGTCTCGGAGCGATTTGTATCCTCACTTACCATTACTTTGATTTGAGGGAAAATCCTTTTTATTGAATATCTTAGCGCTCTAAGAAGGTTTGCGTCACTCCCAGGAACTACAACTGCGTCCAAGTTACAGTCACATTGTTCTAGGATCTCGAACCCCAGGGTACCTAGGCCAGCTAGCATGGTGAGGCTGTGGTCActaagaaaatgaataattataaGTGCGTTTGTAGAAGGATTGACGATAATCATGAATTTGTCTTTAAATACAATGTTGTATAAACAGGACtcataacaaaaaaagtttcaaggGATTAGACTGGCAATGTGTATCTATAATTGCCGAAAGAAAACGACAGAGCACTCAGGTGCAGTCAGAACGTGTGCTCGGAAATATCGATTCCATGAAAGCTATCTGTAGTTTTAGACGAAAATGACTATCTCTTACCAAGACGTCTGCGTTATAAATTCTCATAAAAGGAATATTAATCctcttaaattttgaaatcgtAATTAACAGCAACACTAATCTCCACGCCACCCGCGGCTATTTATTAGCCTATCACTCGTAGTATTGACATATGAGTCCGGAGGCCTGCAATTCTGTCGGCTTtgatattcctttttttattacctaCCTATCTATATATTCCAGTCTAACTCCTCTTCTAAGTTCCTCTGCGCATCTTTTTGCctaaataatttaaagaattaaagtaAAATTTGTATAGGTATTGACATAATTTCTCtcgcaatttggtgttaataagcacgagtaatttttttcacagacaTCAAAATTGCACAaacccgtagggcgagtgcaatttatagtctttgaaaaatttgcaagtgcttattacaccaaattgcgAGAGAGATCATGTTATTACTCgttgataatttaaatgaaaCAACATCATCGAAAAGcgtgacaaaggaaattttgaaagcgtgcgcgtgcgctatttgcaattttcgCTCGTGTTACAACCTTGCACTTGTGTTATAGAGactgcacttgttttcagccagtcagaagcgcgtaattttttcatgttcattatCAACCAGGTAAGCTTAAATCAAAAAGCGCGCAAACGCCCTAGGACTCATTCTTTCAACAAAGTCCGCTTGTTTTTATTGAAAGTGGTTTTGATTTCGTTGTTATTAAGCCACTTTTGCTTCTGTTTCAGCTATTCTTAGCTGTGCATGAGTAAATAAACCGATTTTAGTTTCGTTTGATTAATTTGACAATTTAAAAATAGGAATTTTATAGTATTATTGCGCAGTCAAATTCAAACTGAATATGAGATTTTtgcaacagaaaaaaaggaatttcgaAACACGTTTTGTGAACCAAAGAATCGTATTGTCTGTTCGCTTATTCATTTGTCGctgcttttttctttacaaatgcTTGTTCACTTTACTATGACGTTAAATAACCGTTTAAAGACttgctttttcaaattaaagCCTTGGTGAATAGTTTTGTTTAATGATTAAGTTCAGTACCCATGGATACTTTTGATACCTCATCTAAATCACTCCCGCAGCTCACAATGTTTTTTCCAGGTTTGCTCAACAATTGTTGCTGAATTTCACTTCCTAGAGGTACTACTACGGTCACGGGTATCCCGAGTTTGGGCCCGTAATAGAACAGTGCTCGGATGAAGGGCCTACATTCTGATGCTGTGATAACTCCTCGGCGTTTCTGATCCTGCATGTAAacggagagagagagagagaaagagagagaaagagagagaaagagagaaaaaggacAAAGAAATGGCGTCATTCTAGGGTCTACATACCTCTTCTTAACCGAGTTCAAGGTCCGTACTTAGTTATGGACGCGGGCCATAAATTCGAGCGAAAAAACTaggttccgtaacttacagtacgaATCAAGAAAACGATGTTAGTaggttatttgtttttatctctGGGTTAAAATCTAGGGgggaaatttcaatttaaacaaaTCTTTGAATTTAGAGGGCCGTACAGGGAAATACGGCTCGATAAATCGACCAATCATTGCGCACGTTGTATCCGACAGgtataataaatattattatagtATAACTAAGTAATCGTGATATTTTCGAAGAAATGATTGACTTCTAGATGTAAAAGCGAAATTAAAGTGGTAAAGAGTGTCTTTTTTCTCGCCAAAATAAGCCTCAGCTCGAGAAGTGATTAATTTCATGCAAAAAGGGGTTTCTTTTAGATGAAGATCAAATTATGCTTGAAGATAGAGCTATTAGTTCTGCAAAGCTTCTAcgattgaaaatttatcatAACTGTTTATCAGCAACGATCTTTAGTTTGGGaagggagaaattacaaacagaGAATTCATTAGAACTTAAAGATAACACAAATAATGGGGTAAGACGGCAGGAAATGTGATTGAACAAAAAGCGATTGGTGtaagttttcatttgatttgttgaaagagcGCGAGTTATTCAGagcgaaagagaaaaaagcaattATCGAAACAATCCCGGTTTTTTTCCTACAACCAATTGAAAACTGTTAAAGTTACGTTTCACTGAGCCATAGTATTCTTACCTCTGGTAAAACTAGGAGAGAGTTTAGAACTGCTCTGTCAAAGTAACTGAAGAATCAAGGGATAATAATTTAACTAATG
This is a stretch of genomic DNA from Pocillopora verrucosa isolate sample1 chromosome 12, ASM3666991v2, whole genome shotgun sequence. It encodes these proteins:
- the LOC131775742 gene encoding uncharacterized protein, whose amino-acid sequence is MEVWQFSLIVLLGFGVDLIESSDFYSLTIEDLKGNAVPMSVFKGKVLLIVNVASECGYTDKHYKELVELQTKFDSHDFNILAFPCNQFGQQEPLRNSGIARFVKNKYNANFPVFSKIKVVGPGAHPLYKYLYASAKYAPQWNFAKYLVSRAGKVIQFWSQHYSPLGLENFIDKHVNMAITDEYEVYNVYKEL
- the LOC131775741 gene encoding cell division cycle protein 20 homolog, whose protein sequence is MSHFSFHSEVNDLLRLDAPISKGPVPRWQRKSTERRCSSATSSTPLRNSSRLNLSKTPSKTPKSLKKTPKTPSEDRFIPNRSAMNFEASYHKMISADTENEENECISPSKAEFKKNMAENLGVGEANARILAFKSKAPTTKEGHLNDLRVLYGQNKTPSTSTKKNARHISQVPERILDAPDLIDDYYLNLLDWSCNNHLAVALGGFVYLWNAASGDIVQLCQTEPPDCYIGAVSWIKEGNYIALGDSNGAVQLWDVEAQKRVRSMSGHSARVGCLSWNSYILSSGSRSSAIHHHDVRVANHHVATLARHTQEVCGLKWSPDGKYLASGGNDNLLVLWDANVNTNSNTNTPLFTLNQHQAAVKALDWCPFQRNVLASGGGTADRHIRFWNVATGNCLSSIDTQSQVCSILWSKEYKELVSSHGYAQNQLTIWKYPSMVKVTELTGHTCRVLHMAMSPDGQTVVSAAADETLRIWKCFASDPVTKKKSKPSVPSGSLVHRGIR
- the LOC131775740 gene encoding L-threonine ammonia-lyase-like gives rise to the protein MEECQEELALTDIYMARVRMKKRFRPTPCLTTCFGVDFGIDVFVKEENLSPTGSYFDRAVLNSLLVLPEDQKRRGVITASECRPFIRALFYYGPKLGIPVTVVVPLGSEIQQQLLSKPGKNIVSCGSDLDEAKRCAEELRRGVRLEYIDSDHSLTMLAGLGTLGFEILEQCDCNLDAVVVPGSDANLLRALRYSIKRIFPQIKVMGVKVKEKESARDSNDALDNTLEISDVHISRTVLRVLEKKGFLLTTEGVSGMAAFLTGKLTQLRNGRVVVVFSES